The following proteins are co-located in the Halictus rubicundus isolate RS-2024b chromosome 1, iyHalRubi1_principal, whole genome shotgun sequence genome:
- the LOC143361768 gene encoding uncharacterized protein LOC143361768, with protein sequence MEDATKLTDPEEDRRRRGSPNEKSKDKRGSSSSNAVESSRRRRDFGDDECSTDSGCSSGGSIGSAERLSRRGSSERLCRATRSPKTHCYLDRLRGRPTRSQERLSSVQRSTERVRAKSSRSWSPGDVRGIARTSDSLSYSPSPSDVQSSSSDSDSSKKSFTADTIRRAFQTLKITSKWEGKENKHAKKSPKRILRSPVSYTYVRGLSGLPTQRVPRSVAQQLSMPCSCQEHVGHYR encoded by the coding sequence ATGGAGGACGCTACCAAGCTGACCGATCCGGAGGAGGATCGTCGCCGGCGGGGTAGCCCGAACGAGAAGAGCAAAGACAAACGGGGGAGCAGTTCGTCGAACGCGGTCGAATCCTCGAGGCGTCGTCGAGATTTCGGCGACGACGAGTGCAGCACGGATAGCGGGTGCAGCAGCGGCGGTAGCATCGGCAGCGCGGAGAGACTATCTCGTCGCGGTTCCAGCGAACGCCTCTGCCGAGCCACCAGATCGCCGAAAACCCATTGCTATCTGGACCGGCTGCGGGGGAGACCGACGCGCTCTCAGGAGCGATTGTCCAGCGTGCAGAGGAGCACCGAGCGGGTGCGAGCGAAATCGTCGCGGTCCTGGAGTCCCGGCGACGTCCGAGGCATCGCCAGGACCAGCGACTCGCTCAGCTACTCGCCCAGCCCCTCGGACGTGCAAAGCAGCAGCAGCGACAGCGACTCGTCCAAAAAGTCGTTCACCGCGGATACAATCCGCAGAGCGTTCCAAACGCTGAAGATCACATCGAAGTGGGAAGGCAAGGAGAACAAGCACGCGAAGAAGAGTCCCAAGAGGATCCTGCGCAGCCCCGTCTCCTACACCTACGTCAGAGGACTGTCCGGCCTGCCGACCCAGAGGGTCCCCAGGAGCGTGGCGCAGCAACTCTCCATGCCCTGCTCCTGCCAGGAACACGTCGGCCACTATCGATAG
- the LOC143362426 gene encoding uncharacterized protein LOC143362426: MQKDENLRRGVRLYKLRILAISSMIVSTRLSCIHVFLLHVATMFKTLLFAGLLAVAIAAPSPVPAPAPAPAPAPAPAPSSAALISGPLIAPLAPSLYPNIASPLIYTSYPAQLNYGNYVPPSLIYKNIIY; encoded by the exons atgcAGAAAGATGAGAATCTTCGTCGCGGTGTTCGCCTATATAAACTGCGAATCCTCGCGATTTCAAGTATGATCGTTTCGACTCGCCTGTCGTGCATTCACGTATTCCTTCTACACGTAGCCACCATGTTCAAGACG CTGTTGTTCGCTGGATTGTTGGCGGTGGCCATCGCAGCTCCTTCGCCGGTTCCGGCTCCGGCCCCGGCTCCAGCCccggctccggctccggctccTAGCAGCGCCGCGCTGATCAGTGGCCCTCTGATCGCTCCGCTGGCCCCGTCTCTCTACCCGAACATCGCCTCGCCGTTGATCTACACCAGCTATCCGGCGCAGCTCAACTACGGCAACTATGTGCCCCCGTCTCTCATCTACAAGAACATCATCTACTAA
- the LOC143363120 gene encoding uncharacterized protein LOC143363120, producing the protein MAESTQDRAQKARTEARSAFQLRALPTKSIQDVSWPAIRAEVEAFASRVDSLRSAPPRAAPRHASKIFVSPATRDKSGGHRYKVRTPRRLFTLAPELPIRSLSFNMIKSACLILAIATMASAGVIPAAPLIAAPAAPLAAAPIAALPAPIVTARSSQVVARNYNTLAAAPLAVHAALPAAPYTLAAAHAAPYTFAAAPAAPLSYSPFAYPAPYVLP; encoded by the exons ATGGCGGAATCGACGCAGGATCGCGCGCAGAAAGCGCGCACGGAAGCGCGCTCGGCATTTCAATTGCGAGCACTACCAACGAAATCGATACAGGACGTGTCGTGGCCAGCTATACGTGCGGAGGTCGAGGCTTTCGCAAGCCGCGTCGAttcgctccgctctgctccgccccgcgccgcgccgcgccatgcTTCGAAAATTTTCGTAAGTCCGGCGACGCGCGACAAGAGCGGTGGACATCGGTATAAAGTGAGGACGCCCCGACGACTCTTCACACTCGCCCCAGAGTTACCGATTCGATCGCTAAGCTTCAACATGATCAAGTCAGCG TGCCTCATCCTCGCCATCGCCACCATGGCGTCCGCAGGTGTGATCCCGGCAGCCCCGCTCATAGCGGCTCCAGCAGCCCCGTTGGCAGCGGCTCCAATCGCAGCTCTCCCAGCGCCTATAGTCACCGCAAGGAGTAGCCAAGTCGTCGCCAGGAACTACAACACTTTGGCCGCTGCACCGCTTGCCGTACACGCTGCTCTACCCGCTGCACCGTACACTCTCGCCGCTGCACACGCTGCACCGTACACTTTCGCCGCTGCACCAGCCGCACCGCTCTCATACTCTCCGTTCGCCTACCCCGCGCCATACGTGCTCCCTTGA
- the LOC143363762 gene encoding uncharacterized protein LOC143363762, producing MSSAQFLVLFAGLIAVCSAGLIPAAVPAAVAAPIPAALTVGTYASSYNAHAINHAYAAPYIASPLVAHAPLAAPVASYAYTGYPAATLIAGRR from the exons ATGAGTTCCGCACAATTCTTG GTCCTCTTCGCCGGTCTGATCGCCGTGTGCTCAGCCGGTTTGATCCCAGCTGCCGTTCCAGCAGCCGTGGCAGCCCCGATCCCAGCGGCTCTGACCGTTGGAACTTATGCTAGCAGCTACAACGCTCATGCGATCAATCACGCTTACGCCGCACCCTACATCGCGAGCCCACTGGTCGCTCATGCACCCCTCGCAGCTCCAGTCGCATCCTACGCCTACACGGGCTACCCAGCAGCGACCCTGATCGCCGGCAGACGCTGA
- the LOC143364482 gene encoding tubulin beta chain, whose amino-acid sequence MREIAHLQAGQCGNQIGAKFWEVISDEHGIDPTGTYHGDSDLQLERINVYYNEASGGKYVPRAILVDLEPGTMDAVRSGPFGQIFRPDNFVFGQSGAGNNWAKGHYTEGAELVDSVLDVVRKEAESCDCLQGFQLTHSLGGGTGAGMGTLLISKIREEYPDRIMMTFSVVPSPKVSDTVVEPYNCTLSVHQLVENTDESYCIDNEALYDICFRTLKLTTPTYGDLNHLVSATLSGVTTCLRFPGQLNADLRKLAVNMVPFPRLHFFIPGFAPLTSRGSQQYRALTVPELTQQMFDAKNMMAACDPRNGRYLTVAAVFRGRMSMKEVDEQMLNIQNKNSSYFVEWIPSNVKTAVCDIPPRGLKMSATFIGNSTAIQELFKRVSEQFTAMFRRKAFLHWYTGEGMDEMEFTEAESNMNDLVSEYQQYQEATTEEEGEFDEEEEGEGENP is encoded by the exons ATGCGTGAGATCGCGCATCTCCAGGCGGGCCAATGCGGCAATCAAATAGGAGCCAAG TTCTGGGAGGTGATCTCTGACGAGCACGGCATCGATCCGACCGGAACCTACCACGGCGACTCGGATCTCCAGCTGGAGCGCATCAATGTTTACTATAACGAAGCGTCCGGTGGGAAATACGTGCCCAGAGCGATTCTCGTCGATCTGGAGCCCGGAACCATGGATGCTGTCCGATCCGGGCCGTTCGGACAAATCTTTCGACCAGACAATTTCGTATTCGGTCAAAGCGGCGCCGGAAACAACTGGGCCAAAGGGCACTACACGGAAGGCGCGGAATTGGTGGACTCGGTCCTGGACGTTGTACGCAAGGAAGCTGAAAGCTGCGACTGTCTTCAAGGCTTCCAGCTGACCCATTCCCTCGGCGGCGGGACCGGAGCCGGCATGGGCACGCTGCTCATTTCGAAAATACGCGAGGAGTACCCGGATAGGATCATGATGACCTTCAGTGTAGTTCCGTCTCCCAAG GTGTCGGACACTGTGGTCGAGCCGTACAATTGCACCCTGTCGGTGCATCAACTGGTCGAAAACACGGACGAGTCTTATTGCATCGACAACGAGGCTCTATACGATATATGCTTCCGCACATTGAAGCTGACCACGCCGACTTATGGCGATTTGAACCACCTGGTGAGCGCGACGCTGAGCGGCGTGACCACGTGTCTCAGGTTCCCGGGACAATTGAACGccgacctgaggaaactcgCCGTGAACATGGTGCCATTCCCGAGACTTCATTTCTTCATCCCTGGCTTTGCTCCCCTAACTTCCAG AGGATCGCAACAGTACAGGGCCCTGACGGTTCCCGAGCTGACACAGCAAATGTTCGACGCGAAGAACATGATGGCAGCCTGCGACCCCCGTAATGGTCGCTATCTCACCGTGGCAGCGGTGTTCCGCGGCAGGATGTCGATGAAGGAGGTGGACGAGCAGATGTTGAACATACAGAACAAGAACAGCAGCTACTTCGTCGAGTGGATACCCAGCAACGTGAAGACTGCCGTCTGCGATATTCCCCCTCGTGGCTTGAAGATGTCGGCGACGTTCATCGGGAATTCGACGGCTATTCAG GAGCTGTTCAAGAGAGTGTCGGAGCAGTTCACGGCGATGTTCAGGCGGAAAGCGTTTCTGCATTGGTACACAGGAGAGGGCATGGACGAGATGGAGTTCACCGAAGCTGAAAGCAACATGAACGACCTGGTGTCGGAGTATCAGCAATACCAAGAAGCCACCACCGAGGAGGAGGGCGAGTTCGACGAGGAAGAGGAAGGCGAGGGTGAAAACCCGTGA